From a region of the Vairimorpha necatrix chromosome 4, complete sequence genome:
- a CDS encoding retrovirus related pol polyprotein, whose product MQFVNKGTFDMATAIKTVGCFSGKKEEDINTWLRDTTFTARVMGLTEDQTARLICLGLRGPALSWIAMAFERVSELDLAEVTKSLKLRFYSSQKTLATLDEFVKPQQFGNLEAFIDFCRKGNSLIEQQTMEYKAVSLIVIKKSPSVLKSILYNFARQCQDWSEFLRRTEEVSWIAFPMKSNTTNTDETLDNRTLKVGPSKKGNIPYTIENYKINSCFTNPCYINVEFNRKRHRALIDTGADVSLIPARVLEGTNIRFTRSSTIIRAASGTQLEITGRCLNINFRTENTSITFSPYVTERTPDYIILGVDAIRTNPILLEQLIRKFANTVKKGSLINKVNYISIEEKYHDMFKTEISELTLCNMGKHQIETTVAKAIYQKNGKIPLHFEEEITQQIKKNLQLGVIRNSRSPWNSRVVPVTKPDGSIRLCIDYRELNKITVKDKYPLPRIDEILDDLADATIFSTLDATSGYYQIALEEVDKEKTAFSWRGGHYEFNRMPFGLCNAPATFQRTMDKIFVKENRKFVIPYLDDIIIYSKNHRNTLKAAGIALNRKKCHFFKEEIKILGNIVTNKTIKPDPEKVKAINEYKEPTNIAQLRSFLGLINYCREFIRNLSAIAAPLYELFKGESKRSVKSISLSKKEKRAFEDLKRLLTEETIRYKINLRKPFILTTDASEQGIGAILSQIGDDGKEHFVSAFSKSLEKAHKNYSTTDKELLAVVKGIENYRHYLLGREFILKTDHKALTYLWEAKNPTSRLLRWAMKLQEYAFQSTYIKGEVNGADGLSRQTPTEKDINIIEATGPSDEDRQKILESYHLDVGHASASTMSFMISQRYKWAGMHKDIKEHVEKFIRSERPNQIWVIDLIGRICDTSGQNSFIFIAIDHYSKWVETAVINYKTGSKIMGLIQQLIIEKHGIPERILTDNGLEFINSDIKDLAEKNGIDWQYSSPEHHETVGAVERANQTLMKILNKITDFGRVSWKNKLPEATRCLNLSYNRSIGTSPFMLRENKLPMLSVDKALDKEEVTFSAEETKSKRDENFEKYKKAIVKGKVEVAKKLNVGDKVLIYRETKSGKFKCNWEDGYVITEIILPDAYVVKKNGKVYRLNKTRVKADTSI is encoded by the exons ATGCAATTCGTAAATAAAGGAACATTCGACATGGCGACAGCGATAAAAACTGTTGGCTGCTTCAGTGGAAAGAAGGAAGAGGATATAAATACATGGTTGCGTGACACAACGTTCACGGCGAGGGTTATGGGACTGACAGAAGATCAGACCGCCAGACTTATCTGCCTGGGTCTACGGGGGCCAGCTCTCTCATGGATAGCAATGGCATTTGAACGGGTGTCCGAACTTGATCTGGCAGAGGTTACTAAGAGTCTAAAATTGAGATTTTACAGTTCACAGAAAACTCTGGCCACTCTAGACGAGTTTGTTAAACCGCAACAATTTGGCAACCTAGAGGCTTTCATAGACTTCTGCAGGAAAGGAAACTCCCTTATAGAGCAACAAACAATGGAGTACAAAGCAGTCAGCCTCATAGTAATCAAGAAGTCTCCTTCAGTCCTCAAATcaattctttataattttgctAGACAATGCCAAGATTGGAGTGAATTCCTGAGGCGCACAGAGGAAGTTTCTTGGATAGCATTCCCTATGAAAAGTAACACGACTAATACGGACGAGACACTAGATAACAGGACTTTGAAGGTCGGACCATCGAAGAAGGGAAATATACCCTACACCATAGAAAACTACAAGATCAACAGCTGTTTCACTAATCCTTGCTACATAAACGTAGAATTCAATCGTAAACGACATCGAGCATTAATTGATACCGGAGCTGATGTCTCCCTGATACCCGCAAGAGTCCTCGAAGGGACAAATATCAGATTTACCAGATCTTCAACGATCATACGAGCAGCATCAGGGACACAATTGGAGATTACAGGAAGATGTCtaaatatcaattttaGGACGGAAAACACTTCAATTACTTTCAGCCCTTACGTCACAGAACGGACACCGGACTACATAATCTTAGGAGTTGACGCTATACGAACGAACCCCATATTACTGGAACAACTGATCAGAAAATTCGCCAATACAGTCAAGAAAGGCTCACTGATTAACAAAGTCAATTACATCTCAATCGAAGAGAAATACCATGACATGTTCAAAACTGAAATTTCAGAGCTTACACTTTGTAACATGGGGAAACATCAAATCGAGACAACAGTAGCGAAGGCAATTTACCAGAAAAATGGAAAGATCCCTCTGCACTTTGAAGAGGAAATCACACAACAGATCAAGAAGAACTTGCAGTTGGGCGTAATAAGAAATAGTAGGAGCCCCTGGAACAGTAGAGTTGTTCCGGTAACGAAACCTGATGGGTCGATCAGGCTCTGTATAGATTACAGAGAGCTCAACAAGATAACAGTCAAAGATAAATACCCCCTCCCACGAATTGATGAAATTCTCGACGATCTAGCTGACGCTACTATCTTTTCGACATTAGATGCTACGTCGGGATATTATCAGATAGCCCTTGAAGAAGTAGACAAGGAGAAGACAGCATTCAGCTGGAGAGGAGGACATTATGAATTTAACAGGATGCCGTTTGGGCTATGTAATGCCCCTGCTACTTTTCAGAGAACTATGGATAAGATTTTTGTGAAAGAAAACAGAAAATTCGTCATACCATACTTGGATGACATTATTATCTATTCTAAAAATCACAGGAACACC CTTAAGGCAGCAGGAATCGCACTTAACAGGAAGAAGTGCCACTTCTtcaaagaagaaattaaaattctaGGGAATATAGTAACAAACAAGACGATCAAACCGGACCCAGAGAAGGTCAAAGCCATAAACGAGTATAAGGAGCCGACGAATATTGCTCAACTACGGTCGTTTCTTGGGCTCATAAATTACTGTAGGGAGTTCATCCGTAACTTATCAGCGATAGCAGCCCCTCTCTACGAACTGTTTAAAGGAGAGTCAAAGCGAAGTGTTAAGAGTATTTCTCTCAGCAAAAAGGAGAAACGGGCATTCGAAGATCTAAAGAGACTTCTCACAGAAGAGACAATAAGATACAAGATTAATCTCAGGAAACCGTTTATACTGACTACGGATGCGTCAGAGCAGGGAATAGGCGCGATCCTCTCACAGATTGGAGATGATGGGAAGGAGCACTTCGTAAGTGCATTCAGCAAAAGTTTAGAGAAAGCCCATAAGAACTACTCTACAACAGACAAAGAACTCTTGGCCGTTGTAAAAGGCATCGAGAACTATAGACACTACCTCCTGGGTAGAGAGTTCATATTGAAGACGGACCACAAAGCGCTGACTTATCTATGGGAAGCTAAGAACCCTACCAGTAGATTGCTGAGGTGGGCAATGAAGTTGCAGGAGTATGCATTTCAATCAACCTACATAAAAGGAGAGGTTAATGGAGCAGACGGGTTAAGCAGACAAACCCCGACAGAgaaagatataaatatcatCGAAGCTACAGGACCAAGCGATGAAGACAGACAGAAGATCTTAGAATCCTACCATCTAGACGTTGGACATGCTAGCGCTAGTACGATGAGCTTCATGATTTCACAGAGGTACAAATGGGCAGGAATGCATAAGGACATCAAGGAACACGTAGAAAAGT ttATACGATCAGAAAGGCCGAACCAAATATGGGTGATAGATCTCATAGGACGCATATGCGACACTTCGGGTCAAAACAGCTTCATATTCATTGCTATTGACCACTACTCTAAATGGGTCGAGACGGCTGTTATTAACTATAAAACAGGGTCGAAAATAATGGGATTAATCCAGCAATTGATTATCGAGAAACACGGCATTCCAGAAAGAATCTTGACTGACAACGGGctagaatttataaattctgACATCAAAGACCTGGCCGAAAAGAACGGTATTGACTGGCAATACAGTTCACCAGAACATCACGAAACTGTAGGCGCAGTAGAAAGAGCGAATCAGACGTTAATGAAGatactaaataaaattacagATTTCGGAAGGGTAAGCTGGAAGAACAAGCTTCCAGAAGCCACGAGATGCCTCAACCTGTCTTATAATCGGAGCATAGGAACATCGCCGTTCATGTTAAGGGAGAATAAATTGCCGATGCTGTCTGTAGACAAAGCGCTAGACAAGGAAGAAGTGACATTCTCAGCGGAGGAAACGAAGAGTAAGCGCGATGAAAACTTCGAAAAGTACAAAAAAGCAATCGTGAAAGGGAAAGTAGAGGTGGCGAAAAAGCTAAACGTGGGCgataaagttttaatatatcGTGAGACCAAAAGCGGGAAGTTCAAGTGCAATTGGGAAGATGGATACGTGATCacagaaataattttaccCGATGCCTATGTGGTAAAAAAGAATGGAAAAGTATACAGGCTTAACAAAACACGAGTTAAAGCAGATACTTCAATTTAG